A region of Selenomonadales bacterium 4137-cl DNA encodes the following proteins:
- a CDS encoding AbrB/MazE/SpoVT family DNA-binding domain-containing protein, whose product MEVRKVFKAGNSSVVSLPFEMLKALGLKDGSHVSVELNREKRELVLKPVVVKSGTVSLDFVRLVDKLLIDYDFVLRRLSK is encoded by the coding sequence GTGGAAGTACGGAAAGTGTTCAAAGCGGGTAACAGCTCGGTCGTATCTTTGCCTTTCGAAATGCTCAAAGCACTGGGGCTCAAGGATGGGTCCCACGTATCGGTGGAGCTTAACCGCGAGAAACGGGAACTTGTCCTCAAACCGGTTGTCGTAAAAAGCGGCACCGTTTCGCTCGATTTTGTCCGGCTGGTCGACAAACTCCTTATCGATTATGATTTTGTATTGAGGAGGCTGAGCAAATAA
- a CDS encoding B12-binding domain-containing radical SAM protein produces the protein MSVQVLLATLNAKYVHSALALYSLRRYCRQVCPDIAVREYTVNNELLVILGELYREKPDVLGLACYIWNIDATLELAGLVRKVLPATVIVLGGPEVSYDPAGIMETNDAVDYIVQGEGEETLAALLAALAEGRVPRETPGLAFRSDGAVMAGFPQVVRDLKTIPFPYDDDDMAGLRGRIVYYESSRGCPYSCQYCLSSATAGVRFLPVERVLDELAFFIAQGVKQIKFVDRTFNARREHYLPIIEFLAAQDTSTNFHLEIAADLLDDDVLAVLKTAPPGRFQLEIGVQSTNEDTLTAITRRNDWPRIVANVGSLRAAGNIHLHLDLIAGLPYEDYRRFGQSFNDVYSLKPHMLQLGFLKLLKGSGMRRTADDHGYAFMDCAPYEVLANKYISYGEIRKLKIFEEMFNQLYNSGRFPATLDWFVATSGGAFALYEAIAAYWEKHDLHLIAPGARGLARHLDGFCREAFPEQTAICRQFLKFDTLGSDRDSGRPDFLPWDGADREEAKSAFWRDEAAVRRYLPGYVFTSWREVRNNHHIEFFDIDIPAWLDDGWFVKRPTAVLFTRSRGTPSWQKVEPGDLLKGRAV, from the coding sequence ATGTCTGTGCAGGTTTTGTTGGCAACTCTCAACGCCAAATACGTTCACTCCGCGCTGGCGCTGTACAGCCTGCGGCGATACTGCCGCCAGGTCTGCCCCGATATTGCCGTCCGGGAATACACGGTGAACAACGAACTGCTCGTTATTCTCGGCGAGCTTTACCGGGAGAAACCGGATGTGCTCGGATTGGCCTGTTATATATGGAACATTGATGCCACCCTGGAGCTAGCCGGTCTTGTCAGAAAAGTGCTGCCCGCCACTGTCATCGTTCTCGGCGGGCCGGAGGTTTCCTATGATCCGGCTGGGATTATGGAGACTAATGATGCGGTAGACTATATCGTCCAGGGTGAAGGCGAGGAGACGCTGGCCGCTTTGCTGGCCGCCCTGGCCGAGGGGCGCGTGCCGCGGGAAACCCCCGGCCTGGCCTTTCGCAGCGACGGGGCTGTCATGGCCGGGTTTCCGCAGGTGGTGCGAGATTTGAAGACAATCCCCTTTCCGTATGATGACGATGACATGGCCGGCCTGCGGGGCAGGATCGTCTATTACGAATCATCCCGCGGGTGCCCCTATTCTTGCCAATATTGCCTTTCGAGCGCAACTGCGGGCGTCCGATTTCTCCCCGTGGAACGAGTGCTGGACGAACTGGCTTTCTTCATTGCCCAGGGAGTGAAGCAAATCAAATTCGTTGATCGCACCTTCAACGCCCGCCGCGAACATTACCTGCCGATAATCGAATTTCTCGCCGCTCAGGACACGTCCACCAACTTTCACCTGGAAATCGCCGCCGACTTGCTTGACGACGATGTATTGGCCGTGCTCAAGACCGCGCCGCCGGGACGTTTTCAGCTCGAGATCGGCGTCCAGTCCACGAATGAGGACACGCTCACTGCGATCACGCGCCGCAATGATTGGCCGCGGATCGTGGCCAACGTCGGCTCGCTTCGCGCCGCCGGCAATATCCATCTCCATCTCGACCTCATTGCCGGTCTGCCTTACGAAGATTACCGGCGATTCGGTCAGTCTTTCAATGATGTCTATTCACTCAAGCCCCATATGTTGCAGCTCGGCTTTCTCAAACTTCTAAAAGGGTCCGGCATGCGGCGGACGGCGGACGATCACGGCTACGCATTCATGGACTGCGCTCCTTACGAAGTGCTAGCCAATAAATATATTTCCTACGGCGAAATCCGCAAACTGAAAATTTTCGAAGAAATGTTCAACCAACTGTACAACAGCGGACGTTTCCCCGCCACGTTGGACTGGTTCGTGGCCACCAGCGGCGGCGCCTTCGCTCTCTACGAAGCGATAGCCGCCTACTGGGAAAAGCACGATCTTCATTTAATTGCGCCCGGCGCCAGGGGGCTTGCCCGCCACCTCGACGGTTTCTGCCGGGAAGCTTTCCCGGAGCAGACCGCTATCTGCCGCCAGTTCCTCAAATTCGACACCCTCGGCAGCGACCGTGACTCCGGACGGCCGGACTTCCTTCCTTGGGACGGCGCGGACCGGGAAGAAGCAAAGTCCGCTTTTTGGCGGGACGAGGCCGCCGTCCGCCGTTATTTGCCCGGCTATGTCTTCACGAGCTGGCGCGAGGTCAGAAATAATCATCATATCGAGTTCTTCGACATCGATATACCGGCCTGGCTTGACGACGGATGGTTCGTTAAACGCCCGACCGCCGTACTTTTTACACGTTCCCGGGGAACACCTTCCTGGCAAAAGGTAGAGCCGGGCGATTTACTGAAGGGACGTGCGGTCTGA
- a CDS encoding zinc-ribbon domain containing protein: MYEDRTLTCKECGADFAFTAAEQAFYAEKGFQNDPSRCPACRAARKQNRNDRPAREMFTVTCSGCGIETQVPFNPTAGRPVYCRDCFQATKRSY; encoded by the coding sequence ATGTACGAAGACAGGACTCTCACTTGCAAGGAATGCGGCGCAGACTTCGCTTTCACCGCCGCCGAGCAAGCTTTCTACGCCGAGAAAGGTTTCCAAAACGACCCGTCCCGTTGCCCGGCCTGCCGCGCGGCCCGCAAGCAGAACCGCAACGATCGTCCGGCCCGGGAAATGTTCACCGTAACCTGCAGCGGTTGCGGCATCGAGACCCAGGTTCCCTTCAACCCCACCGCCGGCCGTCCGGTATACTGCCGCGACTGTTTCCAGGCTACCAAGCGCTCATACTAA
- a CDS encoding Ku protein: MQRPIWSGTISFGLVNVPVKLYNAVKKRTVSFHQLRAKDGCRIRLKKVCSADGTEVPPDSIVKGYEISPDRYVTVSAEELQTLYPQASRSIEIEDFVRLEEIDPLYFEQSYYLVPDKGAAKSYKLLMTAMRDAGRVAVARFVLRNKEYLAALRPAGQTLSLATMHFADEIIPQEELAGLPGEETTPTQRELAMAGQLIESLTAEFDPKKYRNEYYRRVMDLIERKAEGQKIVARPAAEEGAKVIDLMAALEASLAAVKKKPPVKERRKRASAR, from the coding sequence ATGCAGCGCCCGATCTGGAGCGGAACGATAAGCTTCGGACTGGTCAATGTCCCGGTTAAACTGTATAATGCTGTCAAGAAGAGAACGGTCAGCTTCCACCAACTGCGCGCCAAGGACGGCTGCCGCATCCGGCTCAAAAAGGTATGCTCCGCCGATGGAACCGAGGTGCCTCCCGATAGCATCGTCAAAGGCTACGAAATTTCCCCCGACCGTTACGTAACCGTATCGGCCGAGGAACTGCAGACACTTTACCCGCAGGCTAGCCGCAGCATCGAAATCGAGGATTTCGTGCGCCTGGAGGAAATCGATCCGCTGTATTTCGAACAGTCTTACTACCTGGTGCCCGATAAGGGGGCGGCCAAATCCTACAAACTGCTGATGACGGCGATGCGCGACGCCGGCCGGGTGGCAGTTGCCCGCTTCGTCCTGCGCAACAAGGAATACCTCGCCGCCCTCAGACCGGCCGGCCAGACGCTTAGCTTGGCAACCATGCATTTTGCCGACGAGATTATCCCCCAGGAGGAACTCGCCGGCCTGCCGGGGGAGGAAACGACCCCGACCCAAAGGGAGCTGGCAATGGCCGGCCAACTGATCGAATCCCTTACCGCCGAATTCGACCCGAAAAAATACCGCAACGAGTACTACCGGCGAGTGATGGATCTCATCGAACGCAAAGCCGAAGGCCAGAAAATCGTCGCCCGCCCGGCCGCCGAGGAAGGGGCCAAGGTCATCGATCTGATGGCGGCTTTGGAAGCCAGCCTGGCGGCCGTAAAGAAGAAACCGCCGGTAAAGGAAAGGAGGAAGAGGGCAAGTGCCCGCTAA
- a CDS encoding N-acetylmuramoyl-L-alanine amidase, producing the protein MRIIIDGQRMPLQARVSKDILSMLKSMSKMLGWGIFYDAAKEVVYINSKSSSPPTPIPDRQTTAEPIESTRLLGKTVCIDPGHGGSDSGAVGPTGTMEKDNTLAISLLLRDRLEKNGATVLVTRDTDKDVSYANSSADEELGARVDIANESAADIFVSIHNDAFTNPSAAGTTTFHYGDAESARLAGHVQKCLIDELGTRDRGSRFASFYVIRYTDMPAILVEVAFISNPEEELLLASVDGRYKAAESIFAGIVKFFKV; encoded by the coding sequence ATGCGCATCATCATAGACGGACAACGGATGCCGCTACAGGCCCGGGTCTCCAAGGATATCCTCTCAATGCTTAAAAGCATGTCCAAGATGCTTGGCTGGGGTATTTTTTACGACGCCGCCAAGGAAGTAGTCTATATCAATTCGAAAAGTTCCAGCCCGCCGACACCAATTCCCGACCGCCAAACGACCGCCGAGCCTATCGAAAGCACCCGGCTGCTCGGCAAGACCGTCTGCATCGACCCGGGCCATGGGGGCAGCGACTCCGGCGCCGTTGGTCCCACCGGTACCATGGAGAAGGACAACACCCTGGCGATCAGCCTCCTCCTCCGCGACCGGCTGGAAAAGAACGGGGCTACGGTGCTAGTAACCAGGGACACCGACAAGGACGTATCCTACGCGAATTCGTCCGCCGACGAAGAACTGGGCGCGCGAGTCGATATCGCCAACGAATCGGCGGCCGATATTTTCGTCAGCATCCATAACGACGCTTTCACCAATCCCTCCGCAGCCGGCACGACCACCTTCCACTACGGCGACGCCGAATCGGCCCGTCTCGCGGGGCACGTACAAAAATGCCTCATCGACGAACTCGGCACACGCGACCGCGGCAGCCGCTTCGCCAGCTTCTACGTGATCCGCTACACCGATATGCCGGCCATCCTGGTGGAGGTAGCCTTCATCTCCAACCCTGAGGAGGAACTGCTTTTGGCCAGTGTCGACGGCCGGTACAAAGCCGCCGAAAGCATCTTCGCGGGAATCGTCAAGTTTTTCAAGGTATAG
- a CDS encoding TIGR01212 family radical SAM protein (This family includes YhcC from E. coli K-12, an uncharacterized radical SAM protein.) yields the protein MRYRVYSEYLRQRYGEKVYKLPVSLPVTCPNRDGTCGVSGCAFCGEIGAGYENLPAEMTVEEQLTANIAHIAPKYKAQRYIAYFQNYSNTYLTPARLGDYLSRACRPGVVGLAVATRPDCVGDRHLEIMAGVRAEHNVDTFLELGLQTVNYHTLVKVNRGHTLAEFIDAVLRAKRFGIETCAHIILNLPWDNADDVIENAKALSALGVEQVKLHALYIVKGTAMADWYTRGEVNLISKEEYVERVVTFLEYLHPDIVIQRLIGRAPASHTLFANWQSGWWTIRDDIESLMKDRDTWQGRLCRYLGGAAAGKFL from the coding sequence ATGCGTTATCGGGTCTACTCCGAATATCTGCGGCAACGGTACGGGGAAAAAGTCTACAAGCTGCCGGTCAGCCTGCCGGTAACCTGCCCAAACAGGGATGGAACCTGCGGTGTTTCCGGCTGCGCGTTTTGCGGCGAAATCGGCGCCGGTTACGAAAACCTGCCGGCCGAGATGACCGTCGAAGAACAGCTAACCGCCAACATCGCCCACATCGCTCCTAAATATAAGGCACAGAGATATATCGCTTACTTTCAGAACTATAGCAATACCTACCTTACGCCCGCCAGGCTGGGCGACTACCTCAGCCGGGCCTGCCGGCCCGGAGTGGTGGGGCTGGCGGTGGCGACAAGGCCGGACTGTGTCGGCGACAGGCACCTGGAAATCATGGCCGGGGTGCGGGCGGAGCATAACGTGGATACATTCCTTGAACTCGGCCTGCAAACGGTGAACTACCATACCCTTGTGAAGGTCAACCGCGGGCACACCCTGGCGGAGTTCATCGATGCGGTCCTGCGGGCCAAGCGGTTCGGGATTGAGACTTGCGCCCACATAATTCTCAACTTGCCGTGGGACAACGCCGACGACGTGATTGAAAATGCCAAGGCGCTGTCCGCCCTCGGCGTCGAACAAGTTAAACTCCATGCCCTTTATATTGTCAAAGGAACGGCCATGGCCGACTGGTACACCAGGGGAGAAGTAAACCTCATCAGCAAAGAGGAATATGTGGAACGCGTGGTAACCTTCCTCGAATATCTTCATCCCGATATCGTCATCCAGCGCCTCATCGGACGGGCCCCGGCCAGTCACACCCTTTTCGCAAACTGGCAATCGGGCTGGTGGACCATCCGCGACGACATCGAGAGCCTCATGAAAGACCGGGACACCTGGCAGGGCAGGCTATGTCGGTACTTAGGCGGGGCGGCGGCCGGCAAATTCCTGTAG
- the ligD gene encoding non-homologous end-joining DNA ligase — MPAKTLVKIADHELTLSNLDKVFYPATGFTKGQMIDYYIRVAPVLLPHLAGRPVTLKRYPDGADDDFFYQKECPSHRPEWVPTAPVWSEGNNRNINFCLLADTPALVWAANLAALELHTSLSLAVAVATPTMMVFDLDPGPPATIIDCARVALWIKDIFDRYGLTSLPKTSGSKGLQVYVPLNTPTDYDHTKAFARALAQLLEKQHPDRVVSRMTKALRAGKVLVDWSQNDEHKTTVCVYSLRARPTPTVSTPVTWDEVTAAWEKRDAAALTFEAGDVLDRVGQLGDLFAPVLTLKQKLPSL, encoded by the coding sequence GTGCCCGCTAAGACGCTCGTAAAGATTGCCGACCATGAACTGACGCTGTCAAACCTGGACAAAGTCTTCTACCCCGCCACCGGGTTCACCAAAGGGCAAATGATCGACTACTATATACGCGTCGCGCCCGTCCTTCTTCCCCACCTGGCCGGACGACCGGTGACGCTCAAGCGCTACCCCGACGGGGCGGACGACGACTTCTTCTACCAAAAAGAATGCCCCTCCCACCGCCCCGAATGGGTGCCGACCGCGCCGGTGTGGAGCGAAGGCAACAACCGCAACATCAACTTCTGCCTGCTGGCCGACACCCCCGCCCTGGTTTGGGCGGCCAACCTGGCGGCCCTCGAACTGCATACGTCCCTGTCGCTCGCCGTCGCGGTGGCCACACCGACGATGATGGTTTTCGACCTCGACCCTGGACCTCCGGCGACAATCATCGACTGCGCCCGCGTAGCGCTATGGATAAAAGATATTTTCGACCGCTACGGGCTGACCTCCCTGCCGAAAACCTCGGGCTCGAAAGGGCTGCAGGTATACGTCCCCCTCAACACCCCGACCGATTACGACCACACCAAGGCTTTCGCCCGCGCACTGGCCCAACTGTTGGAGAAACAGCATCCCGACAGGGTCGTGTCAAGGATGACCAAGGCGTTGCGCGCCGGAAAGGTGCTGGTGGACTGGAGCCAGAACGACGAGCACAAAACCACGGTCTGCGTCTACTCGCTGCGGGCCAGGCCTACGCCGACCGTCTCCACGCCGGTGACCTGGGACGAGGTCACGGCGGCCTGGGAAAAACGCGACGCCGCCGCGCTCACCTTCGAAGCCGGCGACGTACTGGACCGCGTCGGGCAGCTTGGGGACCTGTTCGCCCCGGTGCTGACTCTTAAGCAAAAGCTCCCTTCGTTGTAA
- a CDS encoding type II toxin-antitoxin system death-on-curing family toxin: MRYLSMEEVIYIYSEIVQRTGAQPGINDDSLLDSILAKPLVAFEGEELYPDIFTKAAVLMYAMVNSKPFASANRATALMCSLFLLRANGYNIIAAQDSLVELAEGTETGKYKVDHLVNWYRKNAVPA, translated from the coding sequence ATGCGCTACCTCAGCATGGAAGAGGTTATCTACATCTATTCAGAGATTGTCCAGCGCACCGGCGCTCAGCCGGGAATCAACGACGACAGCCTGCTCGACAGCATCCTGGCCAAACCGCTGGTCGCTTTTGAAGGGGAAGAGCTTTACCCTGACATCTTCACCAAAGCGGCTGTCCTCATGTATGCCATGGTTAACTCCAAGCCTTTCGCCTCGGCCAACAGAGCGACCGCGCTGATGTGTTCCCTTTTTCTTTTGCGCGCCAACGGATACAATATAATAGCCGCTCAGGACAGCCTGGTGGAGCTCGCCGAAGGGACCGAGACGGGAAAATACAAGGTCGACCACCTGGTAAACTGGTACAGGAAGAACGCCGTTCCTGCATAA
- a CDS encoding glycerophosphodiester phosphodiesterase family protein yields the protein MAKPPVSFCEALAGASRPLVGAHRGASADFAENTTAAFVAAAAQGADFLELDVRLSVDGVPMVIHDAAVDRTTRGHGLVRKLTATMLEGYGVPALATVLGLGTGRIFFNVELKPDGDAPELTAQVLGLIKTLHLERYTLVSSFDHMALAQIKTSAPSILTGLLYESPLTDPIGYAQDLGAEALHPYFRLADARLCNAARDAGLFTIPWTVDRPLYLRYFAAIGAQAVITNRPAVAVALLKCRS from the coding sequence ATGGCTAAGCCGCCCGTTTCATTCTGCGAAGCCCTTGCGGGAGCAAGCCGGCCGCTGGTGGGCGCCCACCGTGGGGCAAGCGCCGATTTTGCCGAGAATACCACCGCGGCCTTCGTTGCCGCCGCTGCCCAGGGAGCTGACTTTTTAGAACTGGACGTCAGGCTGTCAGTCGACGGCGTGCCGATGGTCATCCACGACGCTGCTGTCGACCGCACCACCCGCGGTCATGGTCTGGTCCGCAAACTGACGGCGACGATGCTTGAGGGGTACGGCGTGCCGGCTCTAGCCACCGTTCTGGGGCTGGGGACGGGACGGATTTTCTTTAATGTCGAGCTTAAGCCGGACGGCGACGCGCCGGAGCTTACCGCCCAAGTACTGGGGTTAATAAAAACCCTTCACTTGGAACGGTATACCCTTGTTTCCTCCTTCGACCATATGGCTCTGGCGCAAATTAAAACTAGCGCTCCTTCAATCCTAACCGGTTTGCTTTATGAAAGCCCTCTGACCGATCCTATCGGCTACGCACAGGACCTTGGCGCCGAAGCCCTCCACCCCTACTTCCGGCTGGCCGACGCTCGCCTCTGCAACGCCGCCCGTGATGCAGGCCTGTTCACCATCCCCTGGACAGTCGACCGCCCGCTCTACCTGCGCTATTTCGCGGCCATCGGGGCCCAGGCGGTCATCACCAATCGGCCTGCGGTAGCCGTCGCCCTGCTTAAATGCCGATCATAG
- the pepF gene encoding oligoendopeptidase F, producing the protein MRILAMAILPFFLGTMLLSSTTVEAGPPAGGKVPERSEISAEFKWRLTDIYADESSWQADFEKLKAQLPEITQFRGKLGNAASDLAACLKKRDEIGVTAGKLYAYARMHRDENTADAKYQGMTGKIETLLAEAGAATAYIEPEILAIPEAKLADYRKQEPGLKDYSFYFDNLLRQKKHVLSPAEEEILSRSTEATSAAENAFNMLAHADMRFPEVTDEDGKKVQLSEGRYRSFIMSPDRNVREEAFKGLFDTYNQYRNTFAATLGGNVKKNIFYAKTRKYKTTLESSLEADNVPQAVYDNLITTVHANLGPLHRYVALKKKALAVDEMHMYDLYTPLIRDVKLTYEYDEALKVIHTALAPLGPEYAGILDKSFTSGWMDVYENKGKQTGAYSWGVYGAHPFVLLNYHNRYDDVSTIAHELGHAIHSYYSHKSQPYATSQYTTFTAEVASTTNEILLIDHMLKTTTDKRVRLYLINQYLEAVRATVYRQTMFAEFEKMIYAKAEEGETLTADLLDAMWQELNEKYYGPDIVVDKEINVEWARIPHFYWDFYVYQYVTGYAAATALAEQIQKEGHPAQQRYINFLKSGGSDYSIEILKRAGVDMSTPKPIEVTLQKFSSLLDELEKILSES; encoded by the coding sequence GTGAGAATATTAGCGATGGCGATTTTACCCTTTTTCCTCGGCACAATGCTGCTGAGCAGCACTACCGTTGAAGCCGGTCCGCCGGCCGGCGGCAAAGTTCCCGAACGAAGCGAAATATCCGCAGAGTTCAAGTGGCGGCTCACCGACATTTACGCGGACGAGTCCTCCTGGCAGGCCGACTTCGAAAAACTCAAAGCACAGTTGCCGGAGATAACCCAGTTCCGCGGCAAGCTCGGCAACGCCGCCAGCGACCTGGCGGCCTGCCTGAAGAAGAGGGATGAAATTGGCGTCACGGCCGGCAAACTGTATGCCTACGCCCGCATGCACCGGGACGAAAACACCGCCGACGCCAAATACCAGGGTATGACGGGCAAGATCGAGACCCTTTTGGCCGAAGCCGGGGCAGCGACAGCCTATATCGAGCCGGAAATCCTGGCTATTCCCGAGGCCAAACTGGCGGATTACCGCAAGCAAGAACCGGGCTTGAAGGATTACTCTTTCTATTTCGATAATTTGTTGCGCCAGAAAAAACACGTCCTGTCTCCCGCTGAAGAGGAGATACTCTCGCGTTCAACCGAAGCAACCTCGGCGGCCGAAAACGCCTTCAACATGCTGGCTCATGCCGATATGCGCTTCCCGGAAGTCACCGATGAAGACGGCAAAAAGGTGCAGCTCAGCGAAGGACGTTACCGTTCCTTCATCATGTCCCCCGACCGCAACGTGCGGGAAGAAGCCTTCAAGGGGCTGTTCGACACCTACAACCAGTACCGCAACACATTCGCCGCCACCCTCGGCGGCAACGTGAAAAAGAATATATTCTACGCCAAAACCCGGAAGTACAAGACCACCCTTGAATCTTCCCTGGAAGCCGACAATGTCCCCCAGGCCGTCTATGATAACCTCATCACCACAGTACACGCCAACCTTGGGCCGTTGCACCGCTACGTCGCCCTCAAGAAAAAAGCGTTGGCTGTCGACGAAATGCATATGTATGACCTCTACACGCCGCTGATACGCGACGTTAAGCTGACCTACGAATACGACGAGGCCCTCAAAGTCATTCACACAGCCCTCGCCCCCCTGGGTCCGGAATACGCCGGCATTCTCGACAAAAGCTTCACATCGGGATGGATGGATGTCTACGAAAATAAGGGCAAACAAACCGGGGCCTACTCGTGGGGCGTGTACGGCGCCCACCCCTTCGTACTCCTCAACTATCACAACCGCTATGACGACGTCTCCACAATCGCCCACGAACTTGGCCACGCCATCCACAGCTACTACAGCCACAAGAGCCAGCCGTACGCCACCTCCCAATACACCACCTTCACCGCCGAAGTCGCCTCGACGACCAACGAAATCCTCCTCATCGACCACATGTTGAAAACCACCACCGACAAACGCGTGCGCCTCTACCTCATCAACCAGTACCTGGAGGCGGTAAGGGCGACAGTCTACCGTCAGACCATGTTCGCCGAATTCGAAAAGATGATCTACGCGAAAGCAGAGGAAGGGGAAACGCTGACCGCCGACCTCCTCGACGCGATGTGGCAGGAACTCAATGAAAAATACTACGGCCCGGATATTGTCGTCGACAAGGAGATCAACGTCGAATGGGCGCGCATCCCGCACTTTTACTGGGACTTCTACGTATACCAGTATGTGACCGGTTACGCGGCCGCCACCGCTCTCGCCGAGCAGATCCAAAAAGAAGGCCACCCCGCCCAGCAGCGTTACATCAACTTCCTCAAAAGCGGTGGCAGCGATTACTCCATAGAAATCCTCAAACGGGCCGGGGTCGATATGTCAACTCCAAAACCCATTGAAGTAACACTGCAAAAATTCTCCTCGTTACTGGATGAACTTGAGAAAATACTCAGTGAATCTTGA
- the ligD gene encoding non-homologous end-joining DNA ligase: MPDQPMPEIIPPMLAKAGKMPADPAQWGFEIKWDGLRAIVYLDKGEIRVLSRNHKDITAQYPELAALASSLPRSRLILDGEIVAFGADGRPSFSRLQHRMGLTSPQTIAKLSREIPATYIIFDVLYQDGRLLVDLPYSERRHILEELSPSGRAWQTPAHKVGEGPELLAASREVGLEGILAKRLDSKYETGKRSGAWLKIKNQRRQELVIAGWVPGRGKRQGTIGALLVGYWDRPPSKTRTSSSPRLVYAGKVGTGFSSRTLADLAAKLTPLRRDNSPFAARPPVAGAVFVDPLLVGEFEFTEWTPHNTLRHPSFKGLRTDKDASAVVKEPSP; this comes from the coding sequence ATGCCTGACCAACCGATGCCCGAAATCATCCCGCCGATGCTCGCCAAAGCCGGCAAAATGCCGGCCGACCCCGCCCAGTGGGGTTTCGAAATAAAATGGGACGGCCTCCGCGCGATCGTGTACCTCGACAAGGGCGAGATCCGCGTTCTCAGCCGCAATCACAAGGACATTACCGCCCAGTATCCGGAACTTGCCGCCCTGGCTTCTTCCCTGCCCCGCAGCCGTCTCATCCTTGACGGCGAAATCGTCGCCTTCGGGGCGGACGGACGGCCCTCTTTCTCCCGCCTCCAGCATCGCATGGGACTCACTTCCCCGCAGACCATCGCCAAACTCAGCCGGGAAATACCGGCCACTTATATCATTTTCGATGTCCTATATCAAGATGGCCGCCTGCTAGTCGATCTCCCCTATAGTGAACGCCGCCACATTCTTGAGGAGCTGTCCCCGTCGGGGCGCGCGTGGCAGACGCCGGCCCACAAAGTCGGCGAAGGGCCGGAGCTGCTGGCCGCCAGCCGGGAAGTGGGACTAGAGGGTATCCTTGCCAAACGGCTTGATAGCAAATATGAGACCGGCAAACGTAGCGGCGCCTGGCTCAAGATCAAAAACCAGCGCCGCCAGGAACTCGTAATCGCCGGCTGGGTACCTGGCCGCGGGAAACGCCAGGGCACCATCGGCGCCCTGCTGGTCGGCTACTGGGACCGCCCGCCGTCCAAAACCCGCACATCCTCCAGCCCCCGCCTCGTCTACGCCGGCAAGGTAGGCACCGGGTTTTCCTCCCGCACGCTGGCCGACCTCGCCGCCAAGCTTACCCCCCTTCGCCGCGACAACAGCCCCTTCGCCGCCAGACCGCCGGTGGCGGGCGCGGTCTTCGTAGATCCGTTGCTGGTCGGCGAATTCGAGTTCACCGAATGGACCCCGCATAACACGCTGCGCCACCCGTCCTTCAAGGGCCTGCGGACGGACAAGGACGCGAGCGCCGTAGTAAAAGAACCTTCGCCATGA